Proteins encoded by one window of Enterococcus saccharolyticus subsp. saccharolyticus:
- a CDS encoding PTS sugar transporter subunit IIA, with product MQLEKDMILLNKEFATKEEAIRESGRLLVEAGCVDDAYVDAMIDRNNLVSTYMGNFIAIPHGTDEAKKYVKKSGISIIQVPQGVDFSTDSDEEKLAMVVFGIAGVDNEHLDILQKIAIFCSDVDNVVKLVSASSIEEIISLLEEVE from the coding sequence ATGCAATTAGAAAAAGACATGATTTTATTAAATAAGGAATTCGCAACAAAAGAGGAAGCGATTCGTGAAAGTGGGCGCTTGTTAGTAGAAGCCGGTTGTGTCGATGACGCGTATGTCGATGCGATGATTGACCGCAACAATTTAGTATCAACGTATATGGGAAATTTTATTGCCATTCCGCATGGTACCGATGAAGCGAAAAAATACGTGAAAAAAAGCGGGATTTCAATTATTCAAGTCCCTCAAGGTGTTGATTTTAGCACTGATTCTGATGAAGAAAAATTAGCGATGGTCGTCTTTGGAATTGCTGGTGTGGACAACGAGCATTTAGATATTTTACAAAAAATTGCGATTTTCTGTTCAGATGTGGATAACGTGGTGAAATTAGTGAGTGCTTCTTCTATTGAAGAAATTATTTCCTTACTTGAGGAGGTTGAATAG
- a CDS encoding ribonuclease J, which yields MSKIKIIPLSGVRENGKNLYIAEVGEDIFVLDCGLRYPENELLGIDTVIPDFTYLEENADRVAGVFLTHGHADAIGALPYFLEKIQVPVFGTKLTIELAKLTVQRYEPTKKFKEFHVIDVHSEIDFGSATVSFFPTTHSIPDSVGISLKTPAGNIVYTGDFKFDQAAVPMYQTDFARLAEIGKEGVLALLSTSSNAENPATVASEAQIADEVYDTIRYWEGRIIVACVASNLQRVQQVMNAAHRSGRKVALTGQDFGKIIRTAMKLGKLEIPDEDILITQKEMKNYDDDQLVILETGRMGEPIKALQRMASGAHRTLRIKEGDLVYITTTPTIAMETFVAKTEDIIYRAGGTVKNISDNLRVSGHASPNDLQLMLNLMKPKYFIPIQGEYRLLAAHANLAQEVGLPLNRIFITARGDVLEYDKGELTTAGSVPADNVMVDGIGVGDIGNIVLKDRKVLSEDGIFVAVVTINRREKRIVSKPQITSRGFVYVKASRDLIREGGEMVEQIVEKHLHEDDFEWSKLKQDIRDQLSRYLFEQTKRRPVILPVIMEASQRNRRR from the coding sequence TTGAGTAAAATCAAAATTATTCCCCTTAGTGGTGTCCGTGAGAATGGAAAAAACTTGTACATCGCTGAAGTGGGAGAGGATATTTTTGTGTTAGACTGTGGTCTACGCTATCCAGAAAATGAACTATTAGGAATTGATACGGTGATTCCTGATTTTACGTATTTAGAAGAAAATGCTGATCGTGTAGCAGGGGTCTTTTTGACACATGGCCATGCAGATGCGATTGGTGCATTACCGTACTTTTTAGAAAAAATTCAAGTGCCAGTTTTTGGGACAAAATTAACGATTGAATTAGCAAAATTAACTGTTCAACGTTACGAACCAACGAAAAAGTTTAAAGAATTCCATGTCATTGATGTGCATTCAGAAATTGATTTTGGTTCGGCAACAGTTAGTTTCTTTCCAACGACACATTCCATTCCAGACTCTGTCGGTATTAGTTTAAAGACACCGGCTGGTAATATTGTCTATACGGGAGATTTCAAATTTGACCAAGCAGCAGTACCGATGTATCAAACGGATTTTGCCCGTTTAGCTGAAATTGGCAAAGAAGGCGTCTTAGCTTTATTAAGCACGTCAAGTAATGCAGAAAATCCTGCAACAGTTGCGTCTGAAGCACAAATCGCTGATGAAGTGTATGACACGATTCGTTATTGGGAAGGTCGGATTATTGTTGCCTGTGTAGCAAGCAACTTACAACGCGTTCAACAAGTGATGAATGCTGCGCATCGTTCAGGACGTAAAGTCGCTTTGACAGGACAAGACTTTGGCAAAATTATTCGCACGGCGATGAAATTAGGCAAATTGGAAATTCCTGATGAAGATATTTTAATTACACAAAAAGAAATGAAAAACTATGATGACGATCAACTAGTTATTTTAGAAACAGGACGTATGGGTGAACCAATCAAAGCCTTGCAACGAATGGCCAGTGGTGCGCATCGTACGCTACGCATTAAAGAAGGCGATTTGGTTTATATCACAACGACACCAACGATTGCGATGGAAACTTTTGTGGCGAAAACAGAAGACATTATCTATCGTGCGGGGGGAACTGTGAAAAATATCTCTGATAACTTACGCGTCTCTGGACATGCTAGTCCGAACGATTTACAGTTGATGTTGAACTTAATGAAACCTAAATACTTTATTCCAATTCAAGGAGAATACCGCTTGCTGGCGGCACATGCGAATTTAGCACAAGAAGTTGGCTTGCCATTGAATCGTATTTTTATCACGGCACGTGGAGATGTTCTAGAATATGACAAAGGTGAACTAACAACTGCTGGTTCCGTCCCAGCCGATAATGTGATGGTTGATGGGATAGGTGTTGGTGACATTGGTAATATTGTCTTAAAAGATCGTAAAGTATTATCAGAAGACGGGATTTTTGTGGCGGTAGTCACGATTAATCGTCGTGAAAAACGCATTGTTTCAAAACCACAAATTACGTCTCGAGGATTTGTCTATGTAAAAGCTAGTCGTGACCTGATTCGTGAAGGTGGCGAAATGGTTGAACAAATTGTTGAGAAACATCTCCATGAAGATGATTTTGAATGGAGCAAATTAAAACAAGATATTCGTGACCAATTAAGTCGTTACCTATTTGAACAGACCAAACGTCGCCCAGTGATTTTGCCAGTTATTATGGAAGCAAGTCAACGCAATAGAAGAAGATAA
- a CDS encoding BglG family transcription antiterminator has translation MNNLYFSNREKQILKLLVEYTEGITPQELQDMLQISKRTLYREISSIEKSLKPMEVQVVKPRGKGYRLIGETEKLTEIKQLVQDDEKVPLDNIHRQSALVSSLLLADEEQTIEGLAIDFEVSASTIHADLQVVEESLHEYSLTLERRKARGIIITGGEYERRQILGNTIYSGVSEYEFFHYLSLLTATTSEQLTTNFFLNLITPQAFYIAKTVILEKRNELFLEVTDNQVQQVVTILALSIDRVQTNHVLTPPIDQSQLSAEIYALAEQIMANVEEHGLQMPKEEHVFFARQLEGVNYKKPQNIFLESFDVELSYQVREVIRFVSEMTQIDFRADDTLYYDLLTHLSAAFKRMDNLVQLANNPLLDKVMVQYDDLTRAIQLALAKQFPKEHFSNDELAYIVIHFAASLERNPTKKAISTLVLCSSGIGTAKILESRLRKYIPEIDHIQVIKISQMSHVNYKEFDLILSTIFLPDFTLPYKLISPLLLDDEIQKIKQEIREKRFESKSAQPTIVSKESEGSFDHVYEIMKVGNDLLTQFDIKTVQTDKTLEATIQQMIDELEGVIVEDAQKVCERVLNRHQTAPIGIPGTNLALFHSANPYVKGPYFSIFDLTSPIPVLGMDRKPMALTRVLLMLAPEPMTPAEEKLLGLISASIIESDLNMDIYQHETKEIIYELISSLFVNEIREIEEEK, from the coding sequence GTGAATAACTTGTATTTCTCGAATCGGGAAAAACAAATCTTAAAGCTATTAGTTGAATATACAGAGGGGATCACTCCTCAAGAATTGCAAGATATGTTGCAAATTAGCAAACGGACGTTGTATCGCGAAATATCTAGTATTGAAAAAAGCTTGAAACCGATGGAAGTTCAAGTTGTGAAGCCACGTGGCAAAGGCTACCGTTTAATTGGTGAAACGGAAAAGTTAACGGAGATTAAACAATTGGTGCAAGACGATGAAAAAGTGCCATTAGATAATATTCATCGTCAAAGTGCGTTAGTCTCTAGTCTTCTTTTAGCAGATGAGGAACAAACGATTGAAGGATTGGCCATTGATTTTGAAGTTAGCGCAAGTACGATTCATGCGGATTTACAAGTGGTAGAAGAAAGCTTGCATGAATATTCTTTGACCTTGGAGCGCCGTAAAGCAAGAGGAATTATCATTACAGGAGGCGAATACGAACGCCGACAGATTCTAGGGAATACCATTTATAGCGGGGTAAGTGAATATGAATTTTTTCATTATTTATCGTTACTTACAGCCACGACATCCGAGCAATTAACAACGAACTTTTTCTTGAATTTAATTACGCCACAAGCGTTTTACATTGCGAAGACTGTGATTTTGGAGAAACGTAATGAATTATTTTTAGAAGTGACAGACAATCAAGTGCAACAAGTTGTAACGATTTTAGCATTATCAATTGATCGAGTACAAACGAATCATGTATTAACACCACCAATTGACCAAAGTCAATTATCGGCTGAAATCTATGCGTTAGCAGAACAAATTATGGCAAATGTGGAAGAACACGGCTTACAGATGCCAAAAGAAGAACATGTTTTCTTTGCTCGTCAATTGGAAGGTGTGAATTATAAGAAACCGCAAAATATCTTTTTAGAAAGTTTTGATGTGGAGTTGTCGTATCAAGTTCGCGAAGTGATTCGCTTTGTTTCGGAGATGACGCAGATTGATTTCCGAGCCGATGACACGTTGTATTATGACTTATTGACACACTTATCTGCAGCTTTTAAACGAATGGATAATTTAGTGCAACTAGCAAACAATCCGTTACTAGACAAAGTCATGGTGCAATACGACGACCTGACGCGGGCCATTCAATTGGCACTTGCGAAACAATTTCCTAAAGAACATTTTTCCAATGATGAACTGGCCTATATCGTGATTCACTTTGCAGCATCACTTGAACGTAATCCAACTAAAAAGGCGATTTCAACCCTAGTTTTATGTTCCAGTGGTATTGGGACAGCCAAAATTTTAGAAAGTCGCTTGCGGAAATACATTCCGGAAATCGACCATATTCAAGTGATTAAAATTTCGCAAATGAGTCATGTCAATTACAAAGAATTTGATTTGATTTTATCGACTATTTTCTTACCCGACTTTACCTTGCCTTATAAATTGATTTCACCGTTGTTACTGGATGATGAGATTCAAAAAATTAAACAAGAAATTCGTGAAAAACGTTTTGAGTCAAAAAGCGCCCAACCAACGATTGTCTCGAAAGAATCGGAAGGCTCTTTTGATCATGTGTATGAAATTATGAAAGTCGGTAACGATTTATTGACCCAATTTGATATTAAAACGGTGCAAACAGATAAAACGTTAGAAGCAACGATTCAACAGATGATAGATGAATTAGAAGGAGTTATCGTTGAAGATGCCCAAAAGGTCTGTGAGCGCGTACTAAATCGACATCAAACAGCACCAATCGGTATCCCAGGAACGAATTTGGCCTTGTTTCATAGCGCGAATCCGTATGTCAAAGGCCCTTATTTTAGCATATTTGATTTGACTTCACCGATTCCTGTATTAGGCATGGATCGTAAACCAATGGCATTGACCCGAGTGCTATTAATGTTAGCACCAGAACCTATGACCCCTGCAGAAGAAAAACTACTAGGGTTGATTAGTGCTTCGATTATCGAAAGCGATTTGAATATGGATATTTATCAACATGAAACCAAAGAAATTATTTATGAATTAATTAGTTCTCTTTTTGTCAATGAAATAAGAGAGATAGAGGAGGAAAAATAA
- a CDS encoding PTS mannitol transporter subunit IICB, translated as MAAEKKGLKAKVQRFGSYLSGMVMPNIGAFIAWGVLTALFIGTGWWPNEQLATMVDPMIKYLLPLLIGYTGGSMVHGQRGAVVGAIATMGVIVGSEVPMFIGAMIMGPIGGWCVKKFDDLFSDKIRAGFEMLVNNFSAGLIGFALAILGFYGIGPVVSSLTTMMGNGVEAIVNANLLPLANIFIEPAKILFLNNAINHGILTPLGTEQSLETGKSILFLLEANPGPGLGILLAYTLFGKGSARSSAPGAVIIQFFGGIHEIYFPYVMMKPLLFLAVIGGGVSGTFMFQLLNAGLQAAASPGSIIAILGMAPRGGHLPVIAGVVVAAVVSFLISMIILKADRSTDDEFEATQAAVASAKAESKGQAVIVEETVVAPTADKKIDKIIFACDAGMGSSAMGASVLRNMIKKAGVDVPVSNSAINNLKDEPNTLIVTQVELYERAKQKAPSSDFVTVENFMNSPRYEEVVNRMKEQ; from the coding sequence ATGGCGGCAGAGAAAAAAGGATTGAAAGCCAAAGTTCAACGTTTTGGTAGTTATTTAAGTGGCATGGTTATGCCGAACATTGGTGCCTTTATTGCATGGGGTGTTCTTACAGCATTATTTATTGGAACAGGTTGGTGGCCAAACGAACAATTAGCAACAATGGTTGATCCAATGATTAAGTATTTATTGCCATTATTAATCGGTTATACAGGCGGAAGCATGGTTCATGGACAACGAGGAGCCGTTGTCGGAGCAATCGCAACAATGGGGGTTATTGTCGGATCGGAAGTACCAATGTTTATCGGCGCTATGATTATGGGGCCAATCGGTGGTTGGTGTGTGAAAAAATTTGATGATTTATTCTCAGATAAAATTCGCGCTGGCTTTGAAATGTTGGTCAATAATTTTTCAGCAGGTTTGATTGGTTTTGCCTTAGCTATTTTAGGCTTTTACGGTATTGGACCAGTTGTTAGTTCATTAACAACTATGATGGGAAATGGTGTAGAAGCTATCGTTAATGCGAACTTGTTACCATTAGCAAATATCTTCATTGAGCCAGCTAAAATTCTATTCTTAAACAATGCGATTAACCATGGTATCTTAACTCCGTTAGGAACAGAGCAATCGCTTGAAACAGGAAAATCAATTCTATTCTTATTAGAAGCGAATCCTGGTCCAGGTTTAGGTATATTGTTAGCGTATACACTATTTGGTAAAGGTTCAGCAAGATCTTCAGCACCAGGTGCGGTAATTATCCAATTCTTTGGTGGTATTCACGAAATTTATTTCCCATATGTGATGATGAAACCTTTATTATTCTTAGCTGTAATCGGTGGTGGGGTTTCAGGAACATTTATGTTCCAATTGTTAAACGCTGGTTTACAAGCAGCTGCTTCACCAGGATCAATTATTGCAATCTTAGGAATGGCACCTAGAGGCGGGCATTTACCAGTCATTGCCGGGGTAGTAGTTGCAGCGGTAGTATCCTTCTTAATTTCAATGATTATCTTGAAAGCAGATCGTTCAACAGATGATGAATTTGAAGCAACGCAAGCAGCAGTTGCCTCAGCTAAAGCTGAAAGCAAAGGTCAAGCAGTCATTGTTGAAGAAACAGTTGTTGCACCAACTGCTGATAAGAAAATTGATAAGATTATCTTCGCTTGTGATGCCGGTATGGGATCAAGTGCGATGGGAGCTTCAGTTTTACGAAACATGATTAAAAAAGCTGGGGTCGATGTTCCTGTAAGTAATTCAGCAATTAATAATCTAAAAGATGAACCAAATACGTTAATCGTAACGCAAGTTGAATTGTATGAACGTGCGAAACAAAAAGCACCTTCTTCAGACTTTGTGACAGTTGAAAACTTCATGAATAGTCCACGTTACGAAGAAGTGGTTAATCGAATGAAAGAACAGTAA
- a CDS encoding mannitol-1-phosphate 5-dehydrogenase: MKAVHFGAGNIGRGFIGEILFNNGFSIDFVDINATIIDALRQRKAYEIELASEAKERIAVTNVNGLNNQTEPETVIDAIAQADIVTTAIGPNILPFIAELIAKGIQKRHEAKTTTPLDVIACENMIGGSQFLFSKVKEFLSEEDLVYVEELVGFPNAAVDRIVPIQHHEDPLFVSVEPFSEWVVDATQRKNQELQLDGVLYVEDLEPYIERKLFSVNTGHATTAYTGSFYGYQTIGEAIADERVLMQLKNVLQETGDLLIEKWGFDRQTHEKYAEKIIHRFENPYISDDIARVARTPIRKLGFDERFIRPIREAKERQLSYVYLLEVVAMILNYRDPEDQESVELAQLLAEKPLREVIQTVTKLEDDALIDEIEAAYTKNK, encoded by the coding sequence ATGAAAGCAGTTCACTTTGGCGCCGGGAATATTGGACGTGGTTTTATCGGAGAAATTTTGTTTAACAATGGTTTTTCCATTGATTTTGTTGATATTAACGCAACGATTATTGATGCGTTAAGACAGAGAAAAGCTTATGAAATTGAATTGGCAAGTGAAGCCAAAGAACGGATTGCGGTCACAAACGTGAATGGATTGAATAACCAAACAGAACCAGAAACCGTGATTGATGCGATTGCCCAGGCTGATATTGTAACGACAGCGATTGGGCCCAATATTTTACCATTTATTGCGGAATTGATTGCCAAAGGAATTCAAAAACGTCATGAAGCAAAAACAACGACACCGCTTGATGTGATTGCGTGTGAAAATATGATTGGCGGCAGTCAATTCTTATTTTCAAAAGTAAAAGAATTTTTAAGTGAAGAAGATCTCGTTTATGTCGAAGAATTGGTTGGTTTTCCTAATGCAGCAGTTGACCGTATTGTACCGATTCAACATCATGAGGACCCTTTGTTTGTTTCTGTTGAACCGTTTAGTGAATGGGTTGTTGATGCCACTCAGCGTAAAAATCAAGAATTGCAATTGGACGGTGTATTGTACGTTGAAGATTTAGAACCCTATATCGAACGTAAGCTGTTTTCTGTTAATACAGGTCACGCAACCACAGCGTATACGGGAAGTTTCTATGGTTATCAAACAATTGGCGAGGCAATTGCTGATGAACGTGTGTTGATGCAATTAAAAAATGTCTTGCAAGAGACCGGTGATTTATTAATTGAAAAGTGGGGATTTGATCGCCAAACGCATGAAAAATATGCAGAAAAAATCATTCATCGTTTTGAAAATCCGTATATTTCGGATGATATTGCTCGCGTTGCGCGTACGCCAATTCGTAAACTTGGGTTTGATGAACGTTTCATTCGTCCAATTCGTGAAGCCAAAGAACGTCAACTGTCCTATGTTTATTTATTAGAAGTTGTAGCGATGATTTTAAATTATCGTGACCCAGAAGACCAAGAGAGCGTGGAATTAGCTCAATTATTAGCAGAAAAACCTTTACGTGAAGTCATTCAAACAGTGACGAAATTAGAAGATGACGCGTTAATCGACGAAATTGAAGCAGCCTATACTAAAAATAAATAG
- a CDS encoding dicarboxylate/amino acid:cation symporter: MTKKVSTTTQIVIAVALGIAVGMIFPAIAANLKIVGDLFLRLMQMAIPVLILGQIIQAVASIESKELTNLGGRTIFVFGCSSLLAATWGIIMAVIFNAGSGTNLTGVKDVTIEAKEISFSETFLGFVPTNIFDSLSSGTIVQIIVFALFFGVALNKFMSKHPESGLAQTIIDFNEVILMIIRYVMIIAPLGIFALIASTISNLGAEIILSLLSYLGVYALATLLFLGLWITFITFYVRVNPLRLIKNMKNMSIMALATTSSAITLPTAMDETHNKLGLSNRITNLVLPLGMSLNSNGSAMHMAITVMTISQMYQMDFNLPQMIYVAIAATIISLANAVVPGAGLVSLAIIVPQMGLPIESIAIFAGVEWFVGMLRTILNVNSDVYSAIVVAKSVNEIDYDVFNGKK; the protein is encoded by the coding sequence ATGACAAAGAAGGTATCAACGACAACACAAATTGTTATTGCTGTAGCGTTAGGGATTGCCGTTGGGATGATTTTTCCAGCAATTGCAGCGAACTTGAAAATTGTCGGCGATTTGTTTTTACGTTTGATGCAAATGGCTATTCCCGTATTGATTTTAGGACAAATTATTCAAGCAGTTGCAAGTATTGAATCGAAAGAATTAACTAATTTAGGTGGCAGAACCATTTTTGTTTTTGGTTGTTCGTCATTATTAGCAGCGACTTGGGGCATTATTATGGCGGTCATTTTTAATGCTGGAAGTGGGACGAATTTAACTGGGGTAAAAGATGTCACCATTGAAGCGAAAGAAATTTCGTTTTCGGAGACATTTTTAGGTTTTGTTCCAACCAATATTTTTGATTCATTATCGAGTGGCACGATTGTGCAAATCATTGTTTTTGCGTTATTTTTTGGTGTTGCGTTAAATAAATTTATGAGCAAACATCCAGAATCAGGACTTGCGCAAACCATCATTGATTTTAATGAAGTTATTTTGATGATTATTCGTTATGTCATGATTATTGCCCCATTAGGGATTTTTGCATTAATTGCTTCAACGATTAGTAATTTAGGTGCAGAAATTATTTTATCATTACTGTCTTATCTAGGCGTTTATGCGTTAGCAACGTTGTTATTTTTAGGGTTGTGGATTACGTTTATCACGTTTTATGTTCGTGTTAATCCGCTACGTCTAATCAAAAATATGAAAAATATGTCGATCATGGCTTTGGCAACAACGTCATCGGCAATTACGTTACCAACAGCAATGGACGAAACGCATAATAAATTAGGTTTGAGTAATCGCATTACGAATTTAGTTTTGCCTTTAGGGATGTCACTGAACAGCAACGGTTCAGCGATGCACATGGCAATTACCGTTATGACTATTTCACAAATGTATCAAATGGACTTTAATTTACCACAAATGATTTATGTAGCAATTGCGGCAACGATTATTTCGCTAGCCAATGCAGTTGTTCCTGGAGCTGGTCTCGTTTCATTAGCGATTATTGTACCGCAAATGGGCTTGCCGATTGAAAGTATTGCTATTTTTGCAGGGGTCGAATGGTTTGTGGGCATGTTACGAACGATTTTAAATGTAAATTCCGATGTCTATTCAGCAATTGTCGTTGCCAAATCAGTCAATGAAATTGATTACGACGTGTTTAATGGCAAAAAATAA
- the nagB gene encoding glucosamine-6-phosphate deaminase, with protein MNVIRVKNADEGGKKAFEIIKEGIENGAEVFGLATGSTPETMYSYMIASDLDFSDKVSINLDEYVGLSGEDDQSYRYFMNKHLFNEKPFKETFVPNGKAEDLEAECKHYDTIIAEHPIDIQVLGIGQNGHIGFNEPGTPFDATTQVVELTESTINANKRYFEKVEDVPTRALSMGIGSIMKSKKIILMAFGEAKADAVKGMIDGEVTTDLPASVLQNHEDVVVIIDEAAASKL; from the coding sequence ATGAATGTTATTCGTGTAAAAAATGCGGACGAAGGCGGAAAAAAAGCGTTTGAAATTATTAAAGAAGGTATCGAAAATGGCGCGGAAGTTTTCGGATTAGCAACAGGAAGCACACCAGAAACAATGTACAGCTACATGATTGCAAGTGATTTAGATTTTTCAGATAAAGTATCTATTAACTTAGATGAGTATGTTGGCTTAAGTGGTGAAGATGATCAAAGCTACCGTTATTTTATGAATAAACACCTATTCAATGAAAAACCATTCAAAGAAACGTTTGTACCAAACGGCAAAGCCGAAGACTTAGAAGCTGAGTGCAAACATTATGATACAATTATTGCTGAGCATCCAATTGATATCCAAGTATTGGGAATCGGTCAAAATGGACATATCGGTTTTAACGAACCAGGAACACCATTTGACGCAACAACACAAGTCGTAGAATTAACAGAATCAACAATCAACGCAAACAAACGTTACTTTGAAAAAGTGGAAGACGTACCAACACGTGCATTATCAATGGGTATCGGTTCAATCATGAAGAGTAAAAAAATCATTTTAATGGCATTCGGCGAAGCAAAAGCAGATGCAGTGAAAGGCATGATTGATGGGGAAGTAACCACAGATCTTCCTGCAAGTGTTTTACAAAACCATGAGGACGTTGTTGTTATTATCGACGAAGCAGCAGCAAGCAAGTTATAA
- a CDS encoding MFS transporter, with product METKKVNSGMEYWKKIIILLCSGWVTIWIYRSALAPVYPQINDSLGGGISDSALGSISSFYFLGYVIMQIPAGFLVDRIGKKQVLLPGFVLFGIAAFLISQASSIGMIYAGSFLAGIGCGSFYGAAYSLTSQNIPQAKRSFSTAIVNSGSAIGSGFGLILSSLLVVQMQMPWQTMMYISVALIVCMLIAFSLVIRGNKDDVAFIEKAKLEAKAKTAPEKVKEDVSFKRLFAPRMLFTYVLYFATCYAYYMTVTWLPNFLGTERGFKGVAIGFSASLVAFASIPGALLFSRLADKYMNKKIQFIVVLELLAAAMLLITVQATNQVFLLIALILYGFLGKLAVEPIIISWLGENAPKVGVGTTLGVFNFFGMMSSVIAPRLTGSISDMTGSKEMGFYISVILLVVGTVLFLLANLRKTKQA from the coding sequence ATGGAAACAAAAAAAGTTAACTCTGGTATGGAATACTGGAAAAAAATAATCATCTTACTTTGTTCAGGATGGGTAACAATTTGGATTTACCGCTCAGCATTAGCGCCAGTATATCCACAAATTAACGATTCATTAGGTGGAGGTATTTCAGATAGCGCCTTAGGATCAATCTCAAGTTTTTACTTTTTAGGCTATGTTATCATGCAGATTCCTGCAGGATTTTTAGTTGATAGAATTGGGAAGAAGCAAGTCTTACTTCCAGGATTTGTATTATTTGGCATTGCAGCATTTTTAATTTCTCAAGCATCAAGTATTGGTATGATTTATGCAGGTAGTTTCTTAGCCGGAATCGGTTGTGGGTCATTCTACGGAGCAGCCTATTCATTAACGTCACAAAATATTCCACAAGCCAAAAGAAGTTTCTCAACAGCCATTGTTAATAGTGGTTCGGCAATCGGTTCAGGTTTTGGTTTGATTCTTTCAAGTTTACTAGTTGTTCAAATGCAAATGCCTTGGCAAACGATGATGTACATTTCAGTTGCATTAATCGTATGTATGTTAATTGCTTTTTCATTGGTTATTCGTGGCAACAAAGACGACGTAGCGTTTATTGAAAAAGCAAAATTAGAAGCCAAAGCAAAAACTGCACCTGAAAAAGTAAAAGAAGACGTATCATTTAAACGTTTATTTGCACCAAGAATGTTGTTCACATACGTGTTGTATTTTGCAACATGTTACGCTTATTATATGACAGTTACGTGGTTACCAAACTTCTTAGGAACAGAACGTGGTTTTAAAGGCGTAGCAATTGGTTTCTCTGCTTCATTAGTTGCCTTTGCATCTATTCCAGGCGCGTTATTATTCAGTCGTTTAGCTGATAAATACATGAACAAGAAAATTCAATTTATCGTGGTGTTAGAATTGTTGGCAGCAGCGATGCTATTAATCACTGTACAAGCAACGAACCAAGTATTCTTATTGATTGCTTTAATCTTATACGGATTCTTAGGGAAATTAGCCGTTGAACCAATTATTATTTCTTGGTTAGGTGAAAATGCACCGAAAGTTGGTGTCGGGACAACATTAGGTGTGTTTAACTTCTTCGGAATGATGTCATCGGTGATTGCTCCTCGTTTAACAGGATCAATTTCTGATATGACGGGTTCAAAAGAAATGGGCTTTTATATTTCAGTCATTTTATTAGTAGTCGGTACAGTTTTATTCTTATTGGCCAATCTAAGAAAAACGAAACAAGCCTAA